A genomic region of Lytechinus pictus isolate F3 Inbred chromosome 2, Lp3.0, whole genome shotgun sequence contains the following coding sequences:
- the LOC129255037 gene encoding large ribosomal subunit protein mL63-like: MWLTRVLLGHRFRSAKVPGVQFIGKHRRFRPITKYMIRNLEERLAVEEENAKHLSRPFLTKEEEYCHAQERRARLKEEFKTVRHFSKAPPNQYIDDHLAHLRVSKKWE; encoded by the exons ATGTGGTTGACTAGAGTACTATTGGGCCATCGCTTTCGGAGTGCAAAGGTTCCTGGTGTGCAATTTATAGG CAAACATCGCCGTTTCAGACCCATCACCAAATACATGATCAGAAATCTTGAAGAAAGACTGGCAGTGGAGGAAGAGAATGCTAAACATTTAAGTCGACCATTCCTTACAAAG GAAGAGGAATACTGTCATGCTCAGGAAAGACGAGCCAGACTAAAGGAGGAATTCAAAACAGTCCGACATTTCAGCAAAGCACCCCCTAACCAATACATTGATGATCATTTAGCTCATCTAAGAGTATCAAAGAAATGGGAATGA
- the LOC129276553 gene encoding apoptosis-inducing factor 3-like produces the protein MLDQKVEIETIPFFWTQIFGKSVRYAGFNEGFDDVVVTGDLDELKFVAYYIKDNIVVAMASMNSDPIVSQFAELLASGSELNKSEIQSDPSQWSSKL, from the exons ATGCTAGATCAGAAAGTTGAGATAGAAACAATCCCATTTTTCTGGACTCAGATTTTCGGCAAAAGTGTCAGATATGCAG GATTCAATGAAGGCtttgatgatgttgttgttaCTGGTGACCTAGATGAACTCAAATTTGTAGCTTACTACATCAA GGACAACATTGTTGTTGCCATGGCCAGTATGAACTCTGACCCTATTGTTTCACAGTTTGCCGAGCTGCTAGCAAGTGGGAGTGAACTAAATAAATCAGAAATACA GTCTGATCCTAGTCAATGGTCAAGTAAGTTATGA
- the LOC129253699 gene encoding uncharacterized protein LOC129253699, whose amino-acid sequence MSESESVDCESPSHPSKLRSLLSNNALRSGPSYLAVEPEASDQTFTNHRITCSPNLRPDNLDECGLGYLLSVPCNVPAVHEVNSHDHFRNQMLNYGEAEYNASLNKTKSINSGTSRYSYSYDKPGFGVNGYEVSSSLPSPMPTSTPVTINTLPIFMSPMEAVKPCPQYCRCHGFNPVSSPDYNGNVYHMPDLLHNTKPDQFSSTGTLSTMCLNSPLVCPGHFQPTTSSSLKTSLPSPANEGVDVGSSSTSSLSTRPTLNDLKSLPNEQQGPVYPIEVVPSDWLSTIVKKGIVNEGNELEAATPATMNSVSEAEPDSSQTSLPARLSPTSSQNYGILDGSSSRSLENSLSIDVTTSNQQNTQYRDIYHRTYPGVYPRRPDVYQQPNFTVYDPSNIPPYPPPEYPSHHSLPNYLFPSFGNDPGPSPRPGYHPYPMVMPPMHHAQPPSGFFRGIGNLVMDKQFPCMPIPQRPLPRDMMVDGEVDDHGSPFNSGDDQCVKKQRIPHQGGRLVDQFPDLLPAVAWCMNYSQTSSSKTLTAEHIRKIIIESVPGIKDRGGISLSVIRRLIRQAKNMPNKVSFDQTETTKTSTMGEASVSLMKLAERALDSNSEGNTTELPQDPADSSSRSMSNTAGSDAKQPAEPVLLSIMKLVDTIPKARVRSKAFTKVKSAYRSLGNDAKPKLGSTASKNSNDNGSTSDSSFQSLMEAHGIAEDEVKRLSNVTESFRSPRSANEEHSVEIDSANDPSNDDRVVCDDSESDYVIVIDEDDEQNTLKITY is encoded by the exons ATGTCAGAATCAGAGTCTGTGGATTGCGAATCCCCTTCTCATCCATCAAAGTTGCGGAGTTTGCTTTCCAATAACGCCTTGAGGAGCGGACCGAGTTATCTGGCAGTTGAGCCCGAGGCGTCggaccaaactttcaccaatcacAGAATTACATGTAGCCCTAACTTGAGGCCTGACAATCTCGATGAATGTGGCTTGGGTTATTTGTTGTCAGTGCCATGCAACGTACCTGCGGTTCATGAAGTCAACAGTCATGATCATTTTAGAAACCAGATGTTGAACTATGGAGAGGCTGAATATAATGCCTCATTGAATAAAACTAAAAGTATCAACAGCGGTACAAGTAGATATTCATATTCTTACGATAAACCAGGATTTGGTGTGAATGGATATGAAGTATCGTCGTCATTGCCAAGCCCGATGCCAACTTCGACTCCGGTTACCATTAACACCTTGCCCATCTTCATGTCACCTATGGAAGCGGTGAAACCATGTCCTCAATACTGCCGATGCCATGGCTTCAACCCAGTCTCATCACCGGATTACAATGGAAACGTGTATCATATGCCTGATCTACTTCACAACACCAAACCAGACCAGTTTTCTTCCACGGGTACGTTATCGACTATGTGCTTAAATTCTCCATTGGTATGCCCAGGTCATTTCCAACCTACGACATCTTCTAGCTTGAAAACCTCCTTGCCATCACCTGCGAATGAGGGCGTGGATGTTGGTTCATCTTCTACCAGTTCGTTGTCTACCagacccactttaaatgatctGAAGTCTCTTCCCAATGAACAACAGGGTCCGGTGTATCCAATAGAGGTTGtcccatctgattggctatccACAATAGTCAAGAAAGGCATTGTCAATGAGGGCAATGAACTTGAAGCAGCAACGCCAGCGACGATGAATTCGGTTTCAGAGGCAGAACCCGACAGTTCTCAAACATCTTTGCCTGCACGACTTTCTCCTACTTCCTCCCAGAACTATGGTATACTGGATGGATCTTCCTCGCGAAGTCTTGAGAACTCTCTATCCATTGATGTTACCACCAGCAACCAACAAAACACCCAATATCGTGATATCTATCATCGCACATACCCTGGGGTCTACCCGAGGCGTCCTGATGTTTACCAACAACCAAACTTCACTGTATATGATCCGTCCAACATCCCTCCATATCCACCACCTGAATACCCCTCCCATCATTCTCTCCCAAATTATCTCTTCCCCTCGTTTGGAAACGATCCTGGTCCTTCACCAAGGCCAGGGTACCACCCCTATCCGATGGTGATGCCCCCCATGCACCACGCCCAACCACCCTCGGGATTCTTCCGCGGGATTGGTAATTTAGTCATGGATAAACAATTCCCTTGCATGCCGATCCCTCAGCGGCCTTTGCCCCGTGATATGATGGTTGATGGCGAGGTTGATGACCACGGTAGTCCCTTCAATTCTGGAGATGATCAATGTGTTAAAAAACAGAGGATTCCACACCAGGGAGGACGTTTGGTGGACCAATTCCCTGATCTCTTGCCTGCAGTCGCTTGGTGCATGAACTATTCGCAG ACCAGCTCTTCGAAAACACTGACTGCGGAGCATATTCGCAAGATCATCATTGAAAGCGTTCCTGGGATCAAAGATCGCGGCGGTATCAGCTTGAGCGTAATTAGAAGACTAATCCGTCAGGCAAAGAACATGCCCAACAAAGTCAGCTTTGATCAGACAGAAACAACCAAGACATCTACGATGGGAGAGGCGTCAGTTTCGCTGATGAAGCTAGCTGAGAGGGCGTTAGATTCAAACTCAGAAGGAAACACCACTGAGCTTCCACAAGATCCTGCGGATTCGTCCTCACGCTCCATGAGCAATACCGCTGGTTCTGATGCGAAGCAACCCGCTGAACCAGTCTTGCTGTCCATCATGAAATTGGTGGACACCATTCCTAAGGCGAGGGTCAGATCAAAGGCGTTTACGAAAGTGAAAAGCGCCTATCGATCACTTGGTAACGACGCGAAACCAAAGTTAGGTTCAACAGCTTCAAAAAACTCCAATGACAACGGTTCAACCAGCGACTCATCGTTCCAGTCACTCATGGAAGCACATGGTATCGCAGAAGATGAAGTTAAAAGGTTGAGCAACGTCACGGAATCATTCCGTTCACCTCGATCAGCCAATGAAGAACACTCTGTGGAAATCGATTCGGCCAATGATCCCTCCAACGATGACCGCGTGGTATGTGATGACAGCGAATCTGATTACGTCATTGTCATCGACGAGGATGATGAGCAAAACACCCTGAAGATAACATACTAG